The following proteins are encoded in a genomic region of Anaerobaca lacustris:
- a CDS encoding type II toxin-antitoxin system HicA family toxin has protein sequence MPPVPVLKPREVVPNHAEVARGTLRSLIARAGLSVEEFLDAVGA, from the coding sequence ATGCCGCCGGTGCCCGTCCTCAAGCCTCGCGAGGTCGTTCCCAACCACGCGGAGGTGGCTCGCGGCACGCTGCGCAGTCTCATCGCGCGGGCCGGCCTGTCGGTGGAGGAATTCCTTGACGCCGTGGGAGCGTAG
- a CDS encoding type II toxin-antitoxin system HicB family antitoxin: MKFLVTLYQDEDGVFVAECPSIPGCVSQGRTEAEAEANIREAIQQCLEVRAEKGMPLTVQTRQVEVVV, translated from the coding sequence ATGAAGTTCCTTGTTACGCTGTATCAGGACGAAGACGGCGTCTTCGTCGCCGAGTGTCCCTCGATTCCCGGCTGTGTCAGCCAGGGTCGAACCGAAGCGGAGGCCGAGGCGAACATCCGCGAGGCGATCCAGCAGTGCCTCGAAGTTCGCGCCGAGAAGGGGATGCCGCTGACGGTGCAGACCCGTCAGGTGGAGGTCGTCGTCTGA